In Microbacterium galbinum, a single window of DNA contains:
- a CDS encoding carbohydrate ABC transporter permease, translating to MTTSTTRTAPDKAARPARSGRVLGVLRFVLLLIGALAALVPFYYMIIGALQRTRDTSLFGLLPLPQNLTFDNFVAINQSVNLLGSMLNSLIFTAGVVGCTLVFGLLVGYALAVLSFRGRGMVFALVLLVQAIPFQLLMIPLYVMVVRYFGLADNFIGMILPFAINSVAVLIFRQYFLQIPRDVFDAARIDGASEVRILLFIAVPLVRPAVLTAMLVTFIGPWNEFLWPFLVTKDATKQTLAVSLANFSQTNGSFLENPMGAVLAGACVLAVPVVVLFLLFQRHFTSANLGSAIKG from the coding sequence ATGACCACGTCGACGACCCGCACCGCTCCCGACAAGGCCGCCCGCCCCGCGCGCAGCGGACGGGTGCTCGGTGTGCTGCGCTTCGTGCTGCTGCTCATCGGGGCGCTCGCGGCGCTCGTGCCGTTCTACTACATGATCATCGGCGCCCTCCAGCGCACGCGCGACACCAGTCTGTTCGGTCTGCTGCCGCTTCCGCAGAACCTCACCTTCGACAACTTCGTCGCGATCAACCAGTCGGTGAACCTGCTCGGCTCAATGCTGAACTCCCTGATCTTCACCGCCGGTGTGGTGGGCTGCACCCTCGTGTTCGGCCTGCTCGTCGGCTACGCGCTCGCGGTTCTCTCGTTCCGCGGTCGAGGGATGGTCTTCGCCCTCGTGCTGCTCGTGCAGGCGATCCCGTTCCAGCTGCTCATGATCCCGCTGTACGTCATGGTCGTGCGCTACTTCGGTCTCGCCGACAACTTCATCGGCATGATCCTGCCCTTCGCGATCAACTCGGTCGCCGTGCTCATCTTCCGCCAGTACTTCCTGCAGATCCCCCGCGACGTGTTCGACGCCGCGCGCATCGACGGCGCGAGCGAAGTGCGCATCCTGCTCTTCATCGCCGTGCCGCTCGTGCGCCCCGCCGTGCTCACCGCGATGCTCGTGACCTTCATCGGGCCCTGGAACGAGTTCCTGTGGCCGTTCCTCGTCACGAAGGACGCGACGAAGCAGACCCTGGCCGTGAGCCTGGCGAACTTCTCGCAGACGAACGGCTCGTTCCTCGAGAACCCGATGGGCGCCGTGCTCGCCGGCGCCTGCGTGCTCGCCGTGCCGGTGGTCGTGCTCTTCCTCCTGTTCCAGCGGCACTTCACGTCCGCGAACCTCGGCTCGGCCATCAAGGGCTGA
- a CDS encoding glycoside hydrolase family 130 protein produces the protein MTPSSPPAADLTTRIPYALTRLGTIMTASDDDPLEAEGVLNPGTAWGPDGELYLFPRVVAAGNVSRIARARVIVEDGVPVGVERLGVVLAPDEQWEHGRQNGGVEDPRITFLEPLGLHVMTYIAYGPLGPRPALAVSRDTVSWERLGPIQFAYQPELASDLNLFANKDIVFFPELVPGPDGRPSIALLHRPMWDLEWLRPGEGARPPAGIDDDRPSIWIGYVDVEAARADASALTRVHGSAMIAAPEMAYESAKIGAGPSPLRVPEGWLLLHHGVSGATPKGFELAHGSVYSAGAILLDADDPRRILARSPEPLLAPETAEETQGTLANVVFPTAVEKIGERTFVFYGMADSSIGVAELTHL, from the coding sequence ATGACTCCATCCTCCCCACCCGCCGCCGACCTCACGACGCGGATCCCCTACGCACTGACCCGTCTCGGCACGATCATGACGGCGAGCGACGACGACCCGCTCGAGGCCGAGGGGGTGCTCAACCCCGGCACGGCCTGGGGCCCCGACGGCGAGCTCTACCTCTTCCCGCGCGTCGTGGCCGCGGGCAACGTCTCGCGCATCGCGCGCGCGAGGGTGATCGTCGAGGACGGCGTGCCGGTCGGCGTCGAGCGCCTCGGCGTCGTGCTCGCCCCCGATGAGCAGTGGGAGCACGGCCGCCAGAACGGCGGGGTCGAGGACCCCCGCATCACCTTCCTCGAGCCCCTCGGCCTGCACGTGATGACCTACATCGCCTACGGCCCGCTCGGCCCGCGGCCCGCTCTCGCGGTCTCACGCGACACCGTCTCGTGGGAACGGCTCGGACCGATCCAGTTCGCGTACCAGCCCGAGCTCGCGAGCGATCTCAACCTGTTCGCCAATAAGGACATCGTGTTCTTCCCCGAACTCGTCCCCGGCCCCGACGGCCGCCCGAGCATCGCCCTGCTGCATCGCCCGATGTGGGACCTCGAATGGCTGCGCCCCGGTGAGGGTGCGCGCCCGCCGGCCGGGATCGACGACGATCGTCCGTCGATCTGGATCGGCTACGTCGACGTTGAGGCGGCACGAGCGGATGCCTCCGCCCTCACCCGCGTGCACGGCTCGGCCATGATCGCCGCGCCCGAGATGGCGTACGAGAGTGCGAAGATCGGCGCCGGCCCCTCGCCGCTGCGCGTGCCGGAGGGGTGGCTGCTGCTGCACCACGGCGTCTCCGGCGCAACCCCGAAGGGCTTCGAGCTGGCGCACGGGTCGGTGTACTCCGCCGGTGCGATCCTGCTCGACGCCGACGACCCGCGGCGGATCCTCGCGCGCTCGCCCGAGCCGCTGCTCGCTCCCGAGACCGCCGAGGAGACGCAGGGCACGCTCGCGAACGTCGTCTTCCCGACCGCGGTCGAGAAGATCGGCGAGCGCACGTTCGTGTTCTACGGCATGGCCGACTCGTCGATCGGCGTGGCCGAGCTCACGCATCTCTGA
- a CDS encoding galactose-binding domain-containing protein — translation MKRIVAFIAFTLALVLGSSALAAPASAAPEDDVATVIDRLEEYYLGQGDEIIIANGIYLARTSEALDYVASQNADGSWSDVNYADRTSSANGSVWSAYTALYRMLAMTQAYKDPNAEGFGDPRLVDAVGRALLHWDRVNPGNTNWWETEIGESIAMGRISMFLGSALSPEAFDVALKHNTGKLDPVGANGAWRTSNYIFEALSTRDIAKVKEGFATIVATIAVDHSGTVQEAVQPDGSFWAHGAQLYSEGYGMVLFTYAALWSDVARGTGLAFTRDQLDSIAFYFISGTRWLIRGEIGMLYLNYRPPKTVNDITSHASEFIEPLQRMARTDALYATWYQAVLDGVLGKTETNGVTGNKYFWRSEFSSHLRDGYGIFTRLNSSRTFGAELRTSYRDEIGNPVYWNAMGSTAIQVNNREYLDLGPAFDWWHYPGVTAPNVKRTERGFENRGRNGDGGSFTGGTSNGEFGASVLTLDTAGTTAQKSYFSFDEGMVALGAGIASTSDAAVHTTINQAAAKPNASVGGRPVAAGTDQQGVGSATWAYNDEVGYVFAAGQDVKVSNKTQSGSWEGEEAISRDAFSLYVDHGAKPAAGTYDYTVLPAATPAEVEAYAAKPTIRTLRNDTAVQAVRSSDAGITMATFFAPGSLDLGDGRTLTVDQPSIVLLDERGETPVVSLSNPDRAGLSVGVTLAGGGAEKHAVFRLGSGENLGKTVTAPLVDGTLPTSSPFAASSTADGSSVDALGDRDAASVWRSAAGGTQWAAAALPRGSWVTKVTIDWADAHATDYVVQTSPNGVDWTDRANISGGDGGLDEVPITPTAAEHVRVLLLGGEGAGYGIRELTVASSVNLAIDSATRASGYAGYNLVFSLADGDPDTRWRGNNADSAWAQIDLGSSKPVSTVRLSWEAAFAKTYKIQLSDDGRSWRDAYTTPSGGSDGGIDVITLDGQTARYVRMQTLTRALNYGPSLWEFEVFSDRLVVEAPAVPAANANLALGRPTTVDSVHQNNATITGPKATDGSKSTKWSSARAVAEHWLQVDLGSVRSVSRGVVAWEAGTSNDYRIEGSIDGATWMPLARVQTAQPTLTHTHDFAPAEVRYVRLAGLPSTQYGLNIWEFELYGGYTFECTGPVTAPRDSTAVVAATVSPVTPDDVFTAISMDESVVTVAGDARVSPDGRVEVDLQAREPGRTTVGIRHQGGTEIAWCGVTVDADTSWLQAQIDAANALDSTAYTPESWAPLLPALEAAKQVRGMPGAPQEDADAAAAALEAALAGLVRLDAVSSAPRDVVATASRDVVTVQWSAPERLGGSPVTAYEVTVGDHVVQVEDGALTASIGDLVPGDYSVTVRAQNNGGWSEPSAPVTVTVDPDVVAPVVTVEGSPKVGGRIDVTGSGFEPGVEYVIQLRSTPADLGVVIADDDGAIAFRGVVPEDTDPGEHTIVVMQADADIASTPVLILAADEPGVPGGPGTPGTPGGGTPGGGTPGGGADGPGGLPATGGDLTWLPWTLAIALLLLGSGAVAVRLRRGATTD, via the coding sequence ATGAAGCGCATCGTCGCGTTCATCGCCTTCACCCTCGCTCTCGTCCTCGGATCGTCCGCGCTCGCGGCTCCGGCATCCGCCGCCCCGGAGGACGACGTCGCGACCGTCATCGATCGCCTCGAGGAGTACTACCTCGGGCAGGGCGACGAGATCATCATCGCCAACGGCATCTACCTCGCCCGCACGTCGGAGGCGCTCGACTACGTCGCGTCGCAGAACGCCGACGGCTCGTGGTCCGACGTGAACTACGCCGATCGCACCAGCTCGGCGAACGGCAGCGTGTGGTCGGCGTACACCGCGCTCTACCGGATGCTCGCGATGACGCAGGCGTACAAGGACCCGAACGCCGAGGGCTTCGGCGACCCCCGCCTCGTCGACGCGGTCGGTCGGGCGCTGCTGCACTGGGATCGCGTGAACCCGGGCAACACCAACTGGTGGGAGACCGAGATCGGCGAGTCGATCGCGATGGGGCGCATCTCGATGTTCCTCGGCTCGGCGCTGAGCCCCGAAGCGTTCGACGTCGCGCTGAAGCACAACACCGGCAAGCTCGACCCGGTCGGCGCGAACGGCGCATGGCGCACCTCGAACTACATCTTCGAGGCGCTGTCGACCCGCGACATCGCGAAGGTCAAGGAGGGGTTCGCGACCATCGTCGCCACGATCGCGGTCGATCACTCCGGCACCGTGCAGGAGGCCGTGCAACCCGACGGCAGCTTCTGGGCGCACGGCGCGCAGCTCTACAGCGAGGGCTACGGCATGGTGCTCTTCACCTACGCCGCACTGTGGTCGGATGTCGCCCGCGGCACCGGTCTCGCCTTCACGCGCGACCAGCTCGACTCGATCGCGTTCTACTTCATCAGCGGTACGCGCTGGCTGATCCGCGGCGAGATCGGCATGCTCTACCTCAACTACCGTCCGCCGAAGACGGTGAACGACATCACCAGCCACGCCTCCGAGTTCATCGAACCGCTGCAGCGGATGGCGCGCACCGACGCCCTGTACGCCACCTGGTACCAGGCCGTGCTCGATGGCGTGCTCGGCAAGACCGAGACGAACGGCGTCACCGGCAACAAGTACTTCTGGCGCTCCGAGTTCTCCTCGCACCTGCGCGACGGATACGGCATCTTCACGCGCCTCAACTCGTCGCGCACCTTCGGCGCCGAGCTGCGCACCTCGTACCGCGACGAAATCGGCAACCCCGTGTACTGGAACGCGATGGGTTCGACGGCGATCCAGGTGAACAACCGCGAGTACCTCGATCTCGGACCCGCCTTCGACTGGTGGCACTACCCCGGGGTGACCGCTCCGAACGTCAAGCGCACCGAGCGCGGCTTCGAGAACCGCGGCCGCAACGGCGACGGCGGAAGCTTCACCGGCGGCACCTCGAACGGCGAGTTCGGAGCGAGCGTGCTCACCCTCGACACCGCGGGGACCACGGCGCAGAAGAGCTACTTCTCGTTCGACGAGGGCATGGTGGCGCTCGGCGCCGGCATCGCGTCGACCAGCGACGCGGCCGTGCACACGACCATCAACCAGGCAGCCGCGAAGCCGAACGCGAGCGTGGGCGGACGGCCCGTGGCCGCCGGCACCGACCAGCAGGGCGTCGGATCGGCCACGTGGGCGTACAACGACGAGGTCGGGTACGTGTTCGCCGCGGGCCAGGACGTGAAGGTCTCGAACAAGACGCAGTCCGGCAGCTGGGAGGGCGAGGAGGCGATCAGTCGAGATGCGTTCTCGCTGTACGTCGACCACGGCGCGAAGCCCGCGGCCGGCACCTACGACTACACGGTCCTGCCCGCCGCCACCCCCGCGGAGGTCGAGGCGTACGCGGCGAAGCCCACGATCCGCACCCTGCGCAACGACACCGCGGTGCAGGCCGTGCGCAGCAGCGACGCGGGAATCACGATGGCCACCTTCTTCGCACCGGGATCCCTCGACCTCGGCGACGGCCGCACCCTGACGGTCGACCAGCCGTCGATCGTGCTGCTCGACGAGCGGGGTGAGACCCCGGTCGTGAGCCTCTCGAACCCCGACCGTGCCGGCCTGTCGGTGGGTGTCACCCTGGCCGGGGGCGGGGCCGAGAAGCACGCGGTGTTCCGACTCGGTTCGGGCGAGAACCTCGGTAAGACGGTGACCGCGCCGCTCGTCGACGGGACCCTCCCGACGTCTTCGCCGTTCGCCGCCAGCAGCACCGCCGACGGCTCGTCCGTCGACGCCCTGGGCGATCGGGACGCCGCGTCGGTGTGGCGCTCGGCCGCCGGGGGGACGCAGTGGGCCGCGGCCGCGCTGCCCCGTGGATCGTGGGTGACGAAGGTCACGATCGACTGGGCGGATGCTCACGCCACCGACTACGTGGTGCAGACCTCGCCGAACGGCGTCGACTGGACCGACCGCGCGAACATCTCCGGCGGCGACGGCGGCCTCGACGAGGTGCCGATCACCCCCACCGCTGCCGAGCACGTCCGTGTGCTCCTCCTCGGCGGAGAGGGTGCGGGCTACGGCATCCGGGAGCTCACCGTGGCGTCGAGCGTGAATCTCGCTATCGACAGTGCCACCCGGGCGTCCGGCTACGCCGGATACAACCTCGTGTTCTCCCTCGCGGACGGCGACCCCGACACGCGCTGGCGGGGCAACAACGCCGACAGCGCCTGGGCGCAGATCGACCTCGGATCCTCGAAGCCGGTCTCCACGGTGCGTTTGTCGTGGGAGGCGGCGTTCGCCAAGACCTACAAGATCCAGCTCTCCGACGACGGAAGGTCGTGGCGTGACGCGTACACGACTCCGTCGGGCGGCAGCGACGGGGGGATCGACGTCATCACGCTCGACGGGCAGACCGCGCGCTACGTGCGTATGCAGACGCTCACCCGAGCGCTCAACTATGGACCCTCGCTCTGGGAGTTCGAGGTGTTCTCCGACCGCCTGGTCGTCGAGGCCCCGGCCGTGCCCGCCGCCAACGCGAACCTCGCCCTGGGCCGACCGACCACCGTCGACAGCGTGCACCAGAACAACGCCACCATCACCGGGCCCAAGGCCACCGACGGCTCGAAGTCGACCAAGTGGTCGTCGGCGCGCGCGGTCGCCGAGCACTGGCTCCAGGTCGATCTCGGGAGTGTGCGCTCGGTCTCGCGCGGCGTGGTGGCGTGGGAGGCCGGTACGTCGAACGACTACCGGATCGAGGGTTCGATCGACGGTGCGACGTGGATGCCGTTGGCCCGCGTCCAGACGGCGCAGCCCACGCTCACCCACACGCACGACTTCGCGCCCGCCGAGGTGCGGTACGTGCGGCTCGCGGGTCTCCCCTCGACGCAGTACGGACTCAACATCTGGGAGTTCGAGCTCTACGGCGGATACACCTTCGAGTGCACGGGGCCGGTGACGGCGCCACGCGACTCGACGGCGGTCGTCGCCGCCACCGTGTCACCCGTGACCCCCGACGACGTCTTCACCGCGATCTCGATGGACGAGTCCGTCGTCACCGTCGCGGGAGACGCGCGGGTGTCGCCCGACGGGCGGGTCGAGGTCGACCTCCAGGCCCGCGAACCCGGACGCACGACGGTCGGCATCCGTCATCAGGGCGGCACGGAGATCGCGTGGTGCGGGGTGACGGTCGACGCCGACACCTCGTGGCTGCAGGCGCAGATCGATGCGGCGAACGCCCTCGACAGCACCGCCTACACCCCCGAGAGCTGGGCGCCGCTGCTCCCGGCGCTCGAGGCGGCGAAGCAGGTGCGCGGCATGCCCGGCGCTCCCCAGGAGGATGCGGATGCCGCGGCCGCTGCTCTCGAGGCGGCGCTCGCCGGCCTCGTGCGGCTCGACGCCGTATCGAGCGCTCCGCGCGATGTCGTGGCGACGGCCTCACGGGATGTCGTGACCGTGCAGTGGTCGGCTCCCGAGCGTCTCGGCGGATCGCCCGTCACCGCCTACGAGGTCACGGTGGGCGATCACGTGGTGCAGGTGGAGGACGGTGCGCTGACGGCATCCATCGGCGACCTCGTCCCCGGCGACTACAGCGTCACCGTGCGCGCGCAGAACAACGGTGGGTGGTCGGAGCCCTCGGCGCCGGTGACCGTCACGGTCGATCCCGATGTCGTGGCGCCCGTGGTGACGGTCGAGGGATCACCGAAGGTCGGCGGCCGCATCGACGTGACGGGCAGCGGCTTCGAGCCGGGCGTCGAGTACGTCATCCAGCTGCGATCGACCCCCGCCGACCTCGGTGTCGTCATCGCGGACGACGACGGGGCGATCGCGTTCCGCGGCGTCGTGCCCGAGGACACCGATCCCGGCGAGCACACGATCGTCGTGATGCAGGCGGATGCCGACATCGCCTCGACTCCGGTGCTGATCCTCGCCGCCGACGAGCCGGGCGTCCCCGGTGGACCGGGCACCCCCGGCACCCCCGGCGGCGGCACTCCCGGAGGGGGAACTCCCGGCGGAGGAGCCGACGGCCCCGGTGGCCTGCCGGCGACGGGCGGCGACCTGACGTGGTTGCCCTGGACGCTCGCCATCGCGTTGCTGTTGCTCGGATCGGGCGCCGTCGCTGTGCGGTTGCGGAGAGGCGCCACGACCGATTGA
- a CDS encoding ABC transporter substrate-binding protein yields MKRYAGVLALAALALPLAACGSSGGDAAPDGGELTSGPISIWYSTNEQEIEWAEAVVEAWNADHPDEQVTAAAIPSGKSSEDAIGAAITAGNTPCLVYNTAPAAVPAFQKQGGLVNISKTFDDGESFITERSGDAADGFRSPDGDLYQVPWKANPFMLYYNKDVFAAAGLDPENPELATYDDVLAASAAVKESGAADYSLYPPASGDYTNSLFDFYPFFLANSGGTQLVSDGAAAFTSEEGLETLEFWKTMYAEGYSSAEAYSGDAWAGPFADGVSAMGIAGPWGAGAFDGKVEYGVVPLPTAAGTAAADTYTFGDSKNVGLYTSCENKQTAWDFVKFSMDAENDLALLETTGQFPTRTDVDAIAADYLATNPVLATFAASVPLTVDVPNVADATEMWQTFRDAWGQAVQAGEGDLEETFSTAADKIDALIAQG; encoded by the coding sequence ATGAAGCGTTATGCAGGTGTTCTCGCCCTCGCCGCCCTCGCGCTGCCCCTCGCGGCATGCGGCTCGTCCGGCGGCGACGCAGCCCCCGACGGCGGGGAGCTGACCTCCGGCCCGATCTCGATCTGGTACTCGACGAACGAGCAGGAGATCGAGTGGGCCGAAGCCGTGGTCGAGGCGTGGAACGCCGACCACCCCGACGAGCAGGTCACCGCAGCGGCCATTCCGTCGGGCAAGTCGTCGGAAGACGCGATCGGTGCCGCCATCACCGCCGGCAACACCCCGTGCCTCGTCTACAACACGGCGCCGGCCGCGGTTCCCGCCTTCCAGAAGCAGGGCGGTCTGGTCAACATCTCGAAGACGTTCGACGACGGCGAGTCCTTCATCACCGAGCGATCCGGCGACGCGGCCGACGGCTTCCGCTCACCCGACGGCGACCTGTACCAGGTGCCGTGGAAGGCCAACCCCTTCATGCTCTACTACAACAAGGACGTCTTCGCCGCGGCCGGACTCGACCCCGAGAACCCCGAGCTCGCGACCTACGACGACGTGCTCGCCGCCTCCGCGGCCGTGAAGGAGAGCGGCGCCGCCGACTACTCGCTGTACCCGCCGGCATCCGGCGACTACACGAACTCGCTCTTCGACTTCTACCCGTTCTTCCTCGCGAACTCGGGAGGCACCCAGCTCGTGAGCGACGGCGCCGCCGCGTTCACGAGCGAGGAGGGCCTCGAGACGCTCGAGTTCTGGAAGACCATGTACGCCGAGGGGTACTCCTCGGCCGAGGCCTACAGCGGTGACGCCTGGGCCGGTCCCTTCGCCGACGGAGTGTCGGCCATGGGCATCGCCGGCCCCTGGGGCGCCGGAGCGTTCGACGGCAAGGTCGAGTACGGCGTCGTGCCGCTGCCGACCGCCGCGGGCACGGCCGCCGCAGACACCTACACCTTCGGCGACTCGAAGAACGTCGGCCTCTACACGTCCTGCGAGAACAAGCAGACCGCGTGGGACTTCGTGAAGTTCTCGATGGATGCCGAGAACGACCTGGCCCTCCTCGAGACCACGGGGCAGTTCCCGACCCGCACCGATGTCGATGCGATCGCCGCCGACTACCTCGCGACGAACCCCGTGCTGGCGACCTTCGCCGCCTCGGTGCCCCTCACGGTCGACGTGCCGAACGTCGCGGACGCCACCGAGATGTGGCAGACGTTCCGCGACGCCTGGGGTCAGGCCGTGCAGGCGGGAGAGGGCGACCTCGAAGAGACCTTCTCAACCGCCGCGGACAAGATCGATGCCCTGATCGCCCAGGGCTGA